Within Candidatus Krumholzibacteriia bacterium, the genomic segment CACTGCGATCGTCACCTACTTGCGAACAGGATTCGTGGCCGTCGGACCTTCCGCGACGAGCTGAATCGTCACTGCTTCGTCTTTGGTCATGGCAAAGTGCGGTTGGTCCTTGGGCTCAACCACGACGCTCCCTGGACCCAAGGACTTCAGCTTGCTCTCGTCGAACGTGTCGCCGTACCCGTAATACAACGTACCCGAGAGAACCGTCCCTATCCTCCACACCTCAGAATGCGAGTGCGGCTCGATTTTGATGTGGGCAGGTATCCTGGTGTGCATCACGTAGATTCCTGCCTTGCTCGGGTCCCCCACGA encodes:
- a CDS encoding cupin domain-containing protein produces the protein MSAHGRGLVSIVFAGAVVGAAITFAQSDLATLSTITPPEQKFIPNPAPPGTASAVLVGDPSKAGIYVMHTRIPAHIKIEPHSHSEVWRIGTVLSGTLYYGYGDTFDESKLKSLGPGSVVVEPKDQPHFAMTKDEAVTIQLVAEGPTATNPVRK